GAGAGAAGTGATAGAACATCATTTTCAACCCtaactttatttttttccttttcattttcaTCCCTAACTTAGGATTGTTGTATTGAAATAGTAATTTTTGTAATTGGTTTAAACTTCAATCCAAagttattttacatatatttacCTACCTTGCTTTGGACCAAAACCACAAAAATTGCAACAAGTTATGAATAAAATTCTCATTGGTTTGGATTAAAATGTCAAacgtccttttttttattttttcaccaGACAAATCAGAATGGTGAGCAACTGTGAACCAGACAAAATAGAATGCTCAAGCTTGCTAGTCATGATGTTTCTTGCTCTTTGTCCATCTCTTATTTTTTATGTCCTCCATTATCATCTAGAAAGCCAAATAAAAAACAATCTATAGTACGATTTACCCTTCAACACGAGATCCCCAGTGTCTATGCAATCTTCGCCATCGCTTGTTTATTGTTTTTTTCTTGTTCTTCCTTATATAAATAACACAAGTTGGCGTAAATACAAGAATAATGTTGAACAATAATCTTGTTAATTATCATTTTCTTTGGTGGGAGATGATCATGTTGGTCTCACAATGCATGTGAGATCATAAAATTCTGAATAAATTCACCTTTAACTCTCGTGACCCTTCCTCTGATTAATTCAGCTCTTAGCTTTGCATATGCTGTTTCGTGACCTTGTTCATCCTTCCAATCAATTCAGACGCCTACTTTCAACtacctattattattattctacATTTCGTCTTCATGGGCTCTTAATTATCCTTATTACtgacaatttaattatataattaatattaagcaTTAGTAGCTGTGACTATTAATGATGAAAAGAGgacaaaaggaagaagatgaagaaattcATTTTGTGGCAGTGATTATTAATTGTTTCCACCTGCATGGGGATTGTGCAGATATAATTAAGATTTTTATCTTTACCTTTATACACAATATGTCCTTGTTCataattcaaagaaaatgaaaGAGCAGGAGCCTGCCTTATCTTCTAGCACTGTCTGAGGGATAAGCTCAGCATATAGAAACTctaaaactcataaaaaaaaaaaaaagaaaaaaaaaaggagaaagatTTATTTTCTTAGTAGAACTGGACCAAACAATCACTCTGGAGATAGCAGGAGACAAACCAGAAACCCACAAACCCCATAACTCAAAGCAACAAATTCCAAAAATCTATTTGGATTTCCCTGTCATTAACATTGGTTTACCACAAcaacaacacacacacacacatatttgATGCATCTATCATCGGGCTACAAAGGGTTGCTGAAAAATTATAAATACTCTCAATTGTAACTATAATCATaattagtaataaaaataaaattagttgGTGGCGTTGATACGATCTCCATGATTTAAGTCTATATAAACTTTGATTGTTGGTTGAAATTAAATTATATGTATATTCCATTCCAATGTATAATTAACGATTCAATAATAGCATTAGAAATCCTCTAAATCATTTTTGGCCATGCATTTTGATAGCCAATTTCAATGCATaactcttattattattattattattaatgagaTGGTGATATTCCATTATAAATATGAATATATGGgtttgattttctttttaatgtttgatcttataattaattaatttagttatctTCCAAATTAAATTGGGAACGATCAAGCCAAACAGTTGCTTTTACGGTTGGAACGTGGCCTGAGCTGGCACGATCATGGACCCACGTTGTATTtctgtttgttttctttttcACTTTAGTCGTCGGTCTATGGGTGGGGCACTGTTACGACGTCGTTTTCTTAACAGTTAGATGTGCCACTCTGTTCGCCACCTTAACAGTTACAAAGGGTCGTCATCGTCTTTCGCATGTATCCACGTGGAATTTTCAAAATGAGCCACGCATTCCTCTAAGTTGGATCCACGTGTTCTGttcttatattattttaaataataaaaaaattaaaattttaattattttgaaattaaaagaataaaaatattttaattgtttttaatttttaattttaaggtAAATTGAAAAagaagataattttttttaagtaggAAATTGAAAAGTAAAAGCTTAAAGTAAGATTTTAGAATCAATTGTGAGTACAAATAGTTAGTGGGTAATCttagaataaataattttattttattagaattttctaGAATAGATGATAAAATAAATTGGCAACTACATATCCAATAAGTAGTCAGCCATGGAATAAAGAAGAACATGTCAATGTCGAAATGTCAAATGTAAGAAGAAAATATTTGCATTATTAGGCCACAATCTTAGGCTAAAATTTTCATGGCGGGACTGATTTCAAAATAGAAAGCCTTGACAAGTAGAACAAAATGTCAAAACAAAGAGGAAAAAACAACATGAATGGAGGAGAGGGGGAAAACAGTACAAGTAATTCGGTGTTTCGGCCTCCGAGAACTACCCTTGTGACCGGCGTTCAGGGATCTACACGGTGGCCGGTGGGGTTTACACGCTCTAATTCCAGCAGACCCACCAACCCTGTGACCTATTTCTCACCAAATTACTGtgagggcaaaaaaaaaaaaaaatggtccagTGGATTGTCCATTTGAATAAATAGCGTCCGATTTCCGTTGCTATCTAAGCACTTGCAGCTTTTAGTCTCTCGAATTGAAATTTTtaccaaaattaaaatttcaaaatttttttttataaaaaaaattaaaagaattctcatgtttcatgatattttgaatataattttatgaaaatttttaattttatttaaaatttaaaatataaatatgtgagatgtatatatttaatttaataaataaatttttatatatattttatattatcatagATAAATTTaagtaagaaaataatatatatatatatatatatatatataatttttaaattttaggatAACAATTTTGAATAGCACAAATAAACACATAACATGTGATATCTGTCAAATTTGTGAACATGTAGTTGTTTTGTTGCACCATTAGTTTTTCTTACAAAGAAaatctgtattttttttttttttttttgtcatcatAAGAATTCAGAAGCTCAGACGTTATTGGCTGTCGTTAATGGACCTGATATGCTCCCAAAAGATGATTTAAGGCTTGCAATCACTTAGCTTTAAgagtaatgaaatgaaatgtaagTACCACATATTATGCTGCTGAAAATATACCCCCCAGATGGACAGACAACTCACCATGTCTTATTTATGACATTTGGTTTCAAGCTGTTGAATATTCTCTGGCACTTCATTTTACATGCTGTTATTCATTACAATGATTTGCCATCTGCACCAAATTTGTCTATTGtgatattttaaatttgaattttaataagagttaattatattaaaaaaagtcttttaaaattttatattgagtgtagagtatatgtgtaatatttatatttggtgagagattttgataaaattatattatgatattaaattttatttttaagcatTGTATGTATGTATTCTatattaagaagaaaaaaaaaaaacttcgtgAGGGCTGAGTGATTTGAGTTGTCGGTGTGTGACGCTATGGTTGAGGTCTATGTTCGCATGGGCGTGTCCAGAGGCTTGTCTTTTGGGATCACACATAAAGTATTTGTGCGTAATACTTATATAATGTGTGCGCGTATATTATAtttggagagaaaaaaaaaatatatatatatattaaaaaaattttgcttttttatttttttattactttatgAGTAATTTATTATGTAgtctttaaattttgaatttattatattttaaaaattaaatgatttagtccctcatttatatttttatcaaaattagAAGTTCTCTTCTTCAATATTGCTGTTAGTTTAAGTTGAAAgacaaatatttaattaaaaaaatttattatttaatttcaaaattttgattgatattataatttgatttctatattttaaaaattaaactatttagttattgatataaataattaatttatttagtaataattaattttaattgaaagaaAACATAAATTATGGATTAAATTgctcaatttttaaaatataaaagtcaaatcataatattaattaaatttatgaatcaaATTTCTTCAATTAAATAAATGGCATATTTACCTTTTTAATTAAACTAAGTGtaatattgaataaaaaaatctttaatttcaaaaaaaatataattaagagattaaattatttaatttaaattaaattatattattaataaaaaaaagcatAAAATGATAAATTTCCTTATTTTATTAAGAGGGTTTGAGGAGATACTAACTTTTGTTTGCTACTTCTGATCTGAATCTTCATCTTGAGATGTTCGTACTTGGAAGAGCATTCTCTTATTGTATTGTTTATTTAGCATACTCATGTGAAGCCTAGATTGAAAGGTTCATACGCCTCCAATTTTCTCTATCATCCACAAAGAAAGCTTTGTATTTTCTAATGGGAAATCATAGACTATTGAACAAAGCATGTCATGCAACTTGTCAAAAAAAGATTCAGgcctgcaattttctccaattaaCCGCAGTGCAACTTAACTTACTTTCTATTCATTAATCTAAATTGCAACAGATTATTGATTTCATAATATGTTAAACTCATGAGGCAATAACCAAATGACCAAATAGTGAGTCAAAAAGGACAATGAATTGTCTGATCTCTCTGCAGCTAGCTCTCTGCTAGCTTGTAATGAAGTTCAGTAACTATATCTTCCAAGAAACATGTCAGGAAATTCTATCGACCAACTGTGATTCTGGCAAGACAAGGGAAAGATGGGAAACTTGGACGCATGAGATGAcattacaggaaattaaaataaaaattacaattttagcACGATTTTCTAAATTTATCAATAATGcaagaattaataaaaattttacagtTAAAGTATTTGACCGGATAGACTTGACCCGATCAAGAATAATATTGACATGGCGGTTACGTGAGAGTTACCCTAAGCAGGCAAGGCAACCCAGTCAGCCGCTCTCTCATGAACTAGCTCTGCCTAATGAACCCAACAAACTCCGCTGTGCCCTACGCTACAAACCTAAATAGTAGAGGTATTTACATTGTCCAGGATAATTAATAGGTTATTCTGGAATTGGATTCTAGATATGCAAGAACAGTACGAGAGAAACTGAGGTTTAACCCAAGAGAAGAGAATGGTAGAAGGTGAACTGAAGGTTGTCTGTTGAATAAACTTCAACATGTTTATAATGGAAAATTACAAGGTTAGATGATTGAGAAAATAAGAGagcaaataattaatatattaattagaaaatattaaaaataataaaaaattaaaattaattaattttaattataagaatattaaaataataatatatatttttttaataacatttaaaatgatatttttatttaaaaaaataattttatattatgaaATTCAATACTAAATAGgcctaaaaataaaaataaaaaaatttaagttaATTACGTTACGGAAGTAGAGAAAAATCAAGCCAGCAACTAACTATAATATCCAATCAAAATGGCTAATATTTTAGAAGAtttagtttaaattgacctcttcTTATTGTTTTtccaatattaattaatatacacAACAATTGTGTGATAGAAAGCGATAGAATAGACAGAGATTTTTGTGGAAGAGATCATGCAATTTATGAAGGGTTTTCTCCTTCAAAATCTTTGGGTGGGATGCAAaatggtagtggtggtggtgtaAAGAATGATGACACATATGCTCATGTCAGCATTTTATCACCTTGCAATTAATCAAATCAGTAAAAATGTTTTGAttctaaattttcaattaattgatatatttttttataaaattaaaaaaaactaaTACTAAAATTATGAATGATGTTACCAACAATTGATTAAATAAGTGGGTGAAACTCATTTTAGGTTAATATCATCCATAAAATCGAGAATCAAATCTTGAAATTATTGTCgtgtaaattttatttaaagcgtgatttattttaaatacgtgtgtttatttttatttaaaaaaattatttaaatattattttctaCTCTtacgtaaaataaaaaaaaagttataaatgatgttgttctaaaaaaaaaaaattataaatgatgTTAAAGCTTACAATTTTTTatattagtaataataataataaaaaaaaaatcatttcgcAGAATTTGCAGTTGAAGTGAGCAATCACCCATCATTCAATCCAAAAACAATAAGAATCTGATATTCTGACGGGAGAGATTGAGAAGCAGCACACTGATAATCTTTTTGGTTGGTTTGATGGTTTGGTTGGCTACATTTTAAAAGCAAGTGATTGAACGGTCAATATAGAATGGACTGCTAGATCAAGCCGTGGGAATATGGGATATCGTTGGGTCACCCATCCATCCAATCTTGGCATGCAAAGAAAGAGAAGAGAGTAATTGAAAGAGAAAAGCTTATGTTAGTAGCAGATGCCTATCCTCTTCTTCTTCAATAATCAATTGTGCTATTGCGTCATCTCATTCTCACAAACCAACTAGTGTGTGATGCTAGGCGTGCGCTTGAGCTAAATCTAGAAGAAAGTCCCATACATCATACATGATCTTGTCAGACAATACCTAGTGTAGATGGGTCAACAGGCCTATGCATTATCCTCTGGAATCTCAACAGAAATCATGCACAAAATTCTGGAGGAATTATAGTGTCTCTTCTCATTACTTATTTTCCTTTTCTCAGGATGATGGCATGATCTTCCAACTCAAACTGTTTTTACATGTTTTTTAAAAGCAGTGTTCTAAGTTTCTACATGCCTCTTTTACTCCTTCAAAACCTTGACCCACAACTTCAGGTAAATTTACTGATTCTATTAGGGTTACGCATGGTTTTTAgatctaaattaaattaaaaaattatatgaatgaaaattattttgatattttaatttaattttaatttttttattaaaaaataaatcaatatCATACTGAATTGAATTaacattatattaaattaaaaataaaatttatatatatatttttataattttttagatgtattatatatttttaataaaattatatatttgtatatatatataaatacaatatagtattatattttatttttttatattttttaataattttaattataaatacataaaatcaccTTATATTTCTTAATTATAAGTGTATTATTAAACTATATACATActtaattcataattttatttctattttattgataaatattacataattaataaataatcaaAATATAATATCCTACTATTACATAATATGCTATTTTAAtagttaaaagatatattatataatatataatgtattaataattaaaatcaaaatttaaatactaattcaactatattttttattaaaataattgtataaaattattttaaaattgagAAGAGTGCTGAAACAATACTGAAATTTTGATTCAGTTCAGTTCTGATTTTTGAGCAAACCCCAAATCAAACTGAAACTAGAATCGCACACCTCTATTTCTAATAATACTCATTCACAGTAGCATctgtttcattaaaaaaaaaaaaaaaagaagctatTTTGCTTACCATTAAAACGAGTACATTAAACTACATAAGCCTTCAAAAATTGGGAAACAGACCAACATGGAGCAAGCAACAACCATTTGTAATGCCCCACCATGTACAATAACAGGAAATAGGTGCTATACCACTTCATATTGTCTCTTAAATTGCCCATGATATTGCGCCAAATGATTTCAGGAAGTTGCGGCTTGACTTGCAATTCAAGATAATTGAAAAGCATGCCCAGTATCACCAAATGAATATGGCCCGGCAGAGGGTgattaaaaacaaaagaaaagaatatATCTTTTATTATCGGATCTTAATTTACTTGCGGGGATTTCATGGGGCACCTTAACTGCACACACCAGCACTTATCCGCTATATGCCCCCAAAAAAATTGGAAAAGAATTGATGGCGGTTGAACTTTAATCAAGCAGCTGATCAGGAGGGACTTGGCCAAATATATCAGGACATGACTCCCAATTTCCTTGTTGCCTGGCTTCCCAATATCCGCCAACATAACGATATGAATCACTTCCTTTATCCTTTACAAACCACCGCGGCTTCCATCCACTCTCTTGCATTTTCCGGGCCTAATACAAATCCAAACAATATATAATCAGAACAAGTGACAGGAAATGGTTTGTCAATCACAATTTTAAGGAAATCAGACCTCAAGTTTAATATTACAATCTAGTAGTTCATTGTGTGATACATAAAATCAGACCTCTTACACCATTTTACATCGCTGTCCATCTTTCTTCTCAATTTGACCAGTTATTAAGACATCTATCTTAGCATTGATGCACggaattcaattaaaaataatgtgCCAAATTATCCAACCTTAAGGAAGACAGTCTACTCATCTTAGTGCTCACAAACATGCGCGCACACACCACCAGAGGAGGGGCCAACTTACCTGGCGTTGGCGCTGCTCGAGTCGCAATTTCTCTAAATTTGCCATCTCAAATTCACCATTTTCCAAGTGCCTTTGATCTGGCCTAAGCCTTGAATCTGTAGGTGGCAACTTTTCCTGCATATAACAATCTAACATCAGAAATCAATGTTCCAATGAACAGAAGTTGCCTATGAAAAAGTAAAGTCCAATATTCCCAAAAATTCAACTATTTCATATTCTTTCAATTTATTATATACCATTTAAGGGTTGACTCTGTGGATGCACATGTTTAGGAGAGTTGCCATAGCACAACATTAAATGAGATATGAATTTGTGTACTGCATAAATGTGATTGATAAAGTCATCTTTTCACTCTGTTGTAATGTGTCTAAACACCAAATTAAAAAAGATGAGTGGCTAACTATAAAACAGCAACAAGATAACAATAACCTTAAGTCCTGGAGTAAGTTCATTCAATGTTATGGCAAAGCGTGTCAAGTTATATCTGGTGGGAAATTTGGGAGGCCTGCTTCGCTTCCATAGTAGATGGGCATCTTTTAGAGATTCAAATCCTTTTCCCTTAACAGGGCAGTCATCATTCACGTAATGCATGCTCTCATCCCACTTTCCAAAAAGAGTTGCCACTCTTTTACCATTCCTGCCTTGAACTGCCCCATGTACCTGCAAAAACAACCAAGTACACATAAACTGATAATATCCATGAAAGGGGTTCTAGTAGACAATAGTGGAAGCAAAAACCCTTATTGTGCCTTTTAAAACAGGTAGCTTTTTTTTTTCATCCAGAAGCCTGGAATTATGCATTGTTTCCAAACAATATTCATTAAATTTAGCATTTGAAAGAAAAGTTTCACCAACAAGCGTgaaacataatggcataatgacCAATATTCACACCAATAACATTGGAGTGAACCATTGCATAAGATGCAAAAATGCCATTTCTTAAAAATGACTTGTTAACATTATATTGATGAGATATCCCTTGGTTGTCCGTTTAGGCACCGTATGTCTAGTACCCCTAAAGATGGTGTTAAGGTGATAACATATGAAAATCACGAAGTGCAACAAGGTGTGTTTTCAACTTTCCTCTTTATAAGCATATTTGTTGAGCAAAAtttaatccatgaacattttaaGATGCCAACAAAAATCAATTAGTGACCCAATGCACAAAACATCCTACACTTTTGGAACCCGAGGAGGGTTGATGTATGCACGCAACCTTACCCCTACTTTGCAGAGAGACTGTTTCCATGCATCCCTTAGCCAAGGAATATAAAAAATCATCATACTTCCATGGATCAGAGGCACATAAAAAGGTCATCAAGGGACACACTAACACCacttgagagagaaagagagtgcACACCTGGTGAGGATTTCGGTCTATGATGGACTGTTCCTTAAATTTCAGTTTGCATGAATATTCACGATTTCCCTCTATTCGCATTGTGCCATAGTGATCACAGTACAATTTTCCCAATATAAGATTGTATATTGATGTCGTAACCTAtcatttcaaaaaataaaatttcagatcatagtACAGTTTTCCCAATATTAGATTGTACATTGATGTTTATAGGTTTCCCAATGTAAGATTTATTTATGATGTTGCAACCTATGTTACCtatcattttttaaaataaaattgcaaACAGGAAGCCGACAAATATAAATATAGAGTATGAATGGTCATACCTTGCTCCATTGAAAAACTTCTCCATCATCAAATTCCAATGTCAAAACACCAACAGGATCAAGCTGAATTGAACGACCCCAAAATTTGCTCTTTAGATTACTATCTCCACAAAATTTCCATCCTTTACCCTCACAATGACATGCAACAATCATGGGGTGATGACTGACCTGACAAAAACAGTAGGCTTCTTGACATTTGgagtttttaataaaaaaaatagaaaaaggaaaaattaatatCCAAAATAACAAAAGGTCACTTGCGTCAAAGATTGACAAAATAAGTATCTTTACTAGGTAACAAACTAGCCAGTATTAATGCAACAGCATCAAGACCAATTTCTCTACCAAAAGCAGAGATATCATTTTCCATATCTCCTTTTGGGACTAGGGACTCCGAACATACATATTTTGTTCTAGTGGTTGATTAATTGCCATAAATTCATTCTTAATTATCACTTCCCCCCGCTAATAACGTTACTTATCTTCATGAATTAGTAACAAAAAGCGTCCACAAGATTTTAACTGAAAAGTGCACCTACTCTACACATTGCCCCATGGTGAAAAACCCAGTCTTGTGCTGCAATGGAATGATATTGGACTTTCCTCAAGGTATATTCATCTCAGTCTCTCACATAATTTACCCAAGGGGAACAAAATATATTCTATGATGCTCATACTTTGAATTAGTTCATCATATCTCAAACCACACACAATCAATTAGCAGTTCAACTAATCTTAGTTTCTCAAGTTCAATATGGATTTTGCTCAGGCTGAACATTGTAGAATAGAATAATAGATAATATTGATCATAAAATTTGGAACTATCAGGAAGATGCCAAACCTTCTCAGAGAAAAATCGGAGGCCTTTGTCTGGATAGTCAGCCTCATATGTTTCCCCTAATAATGGATTAAATGGTTTGCAAATTCTTCCCTCAGTTGAAGCATATCCAGATACAGCAAAAGCAGCAACATTAAGAATCCTCATAAGGCTATTACCCTGAGGCAGTTAATGATATAAATGTATCTAAtccatgagagagagagagagagagagaaagagaggaggggggggggggatgGGGTCGTGCTACCAAGTTGCCAGTGCCCACAAACCATAGAACAATAATCTGGAGGGCTTTCCTCGGATGGATGAGTACTATGATAGTGTTTTAAACCTTGACATTCATGAAATATGCATGAGAAAATCCAAGTACATTCTATGAAATTTGATAACAGCCATACTGGCAACACAACAGCAAGATGCTATGCAACAGGGAGATGGTCTCACTACAAATGTAAAATAACTAGAATTTATGATTATGTATGTACTCTTGCACACATGCAAGTGATAAAAATTTTTGTATCAAAATAATGGACAACTTGAGAAGTATATCAAATTTCATAAAAGAATCAAATTTCATAAAAGAAACAAGCAGCTTGTACAAATGAAGTAGAAGCTCTGAGGCCCTAAAATGTAAATGCTATTACCTCAAAACTGTGATGTCCTAACTCCAAATGAATTGATAAAGCAAAGAAATGAATAACAATTACTTTGCTGTGTTgtggaagaagaaagaaaaatgcaAATCTACTATAATAGACTTACCCTTCTTCCCCATTCATATGCCCGATCAAGGAGGTAAGAGTATTCCAAATCTTCAAAACATTTTTGCAGAGAAGAGAGAGGTTCATTAAAGTAAACCGGAAGACAAACTTTGGTGAGGTCCTTCCCAATATTATCCTTGATCATGGACCAAAGGCTAACACCTTTTTCTTTCTCAACTGGGTCAGGTAACTTCTTACGCCGCTTAACATAAGGATAATCTTTCCCAACAGATCTAATGGAAGGATCGGTATCATCTTCTGATTCAAGTGCATAAAGCCCTCCGTCATCAGAAGAGAAAGATGATGTCCTAAAATCAGATCCACTACTTTTGAAGGAACCTGATGACAGAAAGTCACGAGTATCAAAGAAGGTATTCTCATCATCATCGGTTTCTTCCTCTGCAGCATCAACTCTTTCATTCTCATAATCAGATTCAGTTGCACTTGCTTCTGGAAGGAAAACAAAAAATTCAGAGTAAAATTCAATCAAGGATTCTATAATGTAGCCAAGACAATAAGAATCAAA
This is a stretch of genomic DNA from Hevea brasiliensis isolate MT/VB/25A 57/8 chromosome 12, ASM3005281v1, whole genome shotgun sequence. It encodes these proteins:
- the LOC110646980 gene encoding oxysterol-binding protein-related protein 1C isoform X2; translated protein: MHHLCCVSTVSDHSSTKSLTMAITSRSDPITRSIFAVHNHHSHFLNHLSHDHNVSDCNDSNLISNSNRPSQRSLAAALAVKTVSLPREQQVDVRINDIVGNGISGILHKWVNYGKGWRPRWFVLQDGVLSYYKIHGPDKIVVNRETEKGSKVIGEESMRRISRPNNGNSQFRRIPVGEIHLKVSSIRESRSDDKRFSIFTGTKRLHLRAETREDRLAWMEALQAVKDMFPRMSNSELMAPIDNVAVSTEKLRQRLQEESVREEAIQESEQIMRSEFASLQNQIVLLKQKQLLLIDTLRQLETEKVDLENTVVDESQRQFNDQVASSILRRDKSSASATESDYENERVDAAEEETDDDENTFFDTRDFLSSGSFKSSGSDFRTSSFSSDDGGLYALESEDDTDPSIRSVGKDYPYVKRRKKLPDPVEKEKGVSLWSMIKDNIGKDLTKVCLPVYFNEPLSSLQKCFEDLEYSYLLDRAYEWGRRGNSLMRILNVAAFAVSGYASTEGRICKPFNPLLGETYEADYPDKGLRFFSEKVSHHPMIVACHCEGKGWKFCGDSNLKSKFWGRSIQLDPVGVLTLEFDDGEVFQWSKVTTSIYNLILGKLYCDHYGTMRIEGNREYSCKLKFKEQSIIDRNPHQVHGAVQGRNGKRVATLFGKWDESMHYVNDDCPVKGKGFESLKDAHLLWKRSRPPKFPTRYNLTRFAITLNELTPGLKEKLPPTDSRLRPDQRHLENGEFEMANLEKLRLEQRQRQARKMQESGWKPRWFVKDKGSDSYRYVGGYWEARQQGNWESCPDIFGQVPPDQLLD
- the LOC110646980 gene encoding oxysterol-binding protein-related protein 1C isoform X3 translates to MHHLCCVSTVSDHSSTKSLTMAITSRSDPITRSIFAVHNHHSHFLNHLSHDHNVSDCNDSNLISNSNRPSQRSLAAALAVKTVSLPREQQVDVRINDIVGNGISGILHKWVNYGKGWRPRWFVLQDGVLSYYKIHGPDKIVVNRETEKGSKVIGEESMRRISRPNNGNSQFRRIPVGEIHLKVSSIRESRSDDKRFSIFTGTKRLHLRAETREDRLAWMEALQAVKDMFPRMSNSELMAPIDNVAVSTEKLRQRLQEESVREEAIQESEQIMRSEFASLQNQIVLLKQKQLLLIDTLRQLEVHVMKNRKEHGIRIRSFCTATTTSTSPSSSASAVSPTLQNLLLRYKNDIEGMPSLHAYTEKVDLENTVVDESQRQFNDQVASSILRRDKSSEASATESDYENERVDAAEEETDDDENTFFDTRDFLSSGSFKSSGSDFRTSSFSSDDGGLYALESEDDTDPSIRSVGKDYPYVKRRKKLPDPVEKEKGVSLWSMIKDNIGKDLTKVCLPVYFNEPLSSLQKCFEDLEYSYLLDRAYEWGRRGNSLMRILNVAAFAVSGYASTEGRICKPFNPLLGETYEADYPDKGLRFFSEKVSHHPMIVACHCEGKGWKFCGDSNLKSKFWGRSIQLDPVGVLTLEFDDGEVFQWSKVTTSIYNLILGKLYCDHYGTMRIEGNREYSCKLKFKEQSIIDRNPHQVHGAVQGRNGKRVATLFGKWDESMHYVNDDCPVKGKGFESLKDAHLLWKRSRPPKFPTRYNLTRFAITLNELTPGLKEKLPPTDSRLRPDQRHLENGEFEMANLEKLRLEQRQRQARKMQESGWKPRWFVKDKGSDSYRYVGGYWEARQQGNWESCPDIFGQVPPDQLLD
- the LOC110646980 gene encoding oxysterol-binding protein-related protein 1C isoform X1, giving the protein MHHLCCVSTVSDHSSTKSLTMAITSRSDPITRSIFAVHNHHSHFLNHLSHDHNVSDCNDSNLISNSNRPSQRSLAAALAVKTVSLPREQQVDVRINDIVGNGISGILHKWVNYGKGWRPRWFVLQDGVLSYYKIHGPDKIVVNRETEKGSKVIGEESMRRISRPNNGNSQFRRIPVGEIHLKVSSIRESRSDDKRFSIFTGTKRLHLRAETREDRLAWMEALQAVKDMFPRMSNSELMAPIDNVAVSTEKLRQRLQEESVREEAIQESEQIMRSEFASLQNQIVLLKQKQLLLIDTLRQLETEKVDLENTVVDESQRQFNDQVASSILRRDKSSEASATESDYENERVDAAEEETDDDENTFFDTRDFLSSGSFKSSGSDFRTSSFSSDDGGLYALESEDDTDPSIRSVGKDYPYVKRRKKLPDPVEKEKGVSLWSMIKDNIGKDLTKVCLPVYFNEPLSSLQKCFEDLEYSYLLDRAYEWGRRGNSLMRILNVAAFAVSGYASTEGRICKPFNPLLGETYEADYPDKGLRFFSEKVSHHPMIVACHCEGKGWKFCGDSNLKSKFWGRSIQLDPVGVLTLEFDDGEVFQWSKVTTSIYNLILGKLYCDHYGTMRIEGNREYSCKLKFKEQSIIDRNPHQVHGAVQGRNGKRVATLFGKWDESMHYVNDDCPVKGKGFESLKDAHLLWKRSRPPKFPTRYNLTRFAITLNELTPGLKEKLPPTDSRLRPDQRHLENGEFEMANLEKLRLEQRQRQARKMQESGWKPRWFVKDKGSDSYRYVGGYWEARQQGNWESCPDIFGQVPPDQLLD